The Silene latifolia isolate original U9 population chromosome Y, ASM4854445v1, whole genome shotgun sequence sequence AGGAAATCATCTCTACCATCAGCCAGGAAATAGTATGATTCCCTAATCTGCCTTTCCATATCAATGAGACTCTTGTTAGTAGGATCCTTCTGAAGCTGAAGCTGATGGTCAAGTAACAGATGTTAGGCCACATCAGCATTTCTCTTTATATCAGAAAACATGTCTCTATTTAAATTCTTTCGTAATGGCTTCAGCATTTTGAGTTTAGTAACAACTTTGAACATAGCAGCCCCACTAACAGTTAAGCCCCAGCCTTTCTCCAATATGCTATGGAATTCAGGGACTTTAGTCCACATATTAAAGAATTTGAAAGGCTTATTATGTCCATTTCCACCACTCATACCATAGGAAATAATGCAGAGGCAATGATCAAAGGTCCCTTCAGGATAAAAGTGTGCACTCCAATCAGGCCATTGAGTAATCCAGTCACTATTAACAAGTACTCTATCAATACGACTAAACACCCTAGTAGCAATAGGTTGTTTATTGTTCCATGTAAAAAATGCACCTGTAGACTTCATATCTTGCAAATCACAGTAGTTCAGAGTAGATTGGAAAGGCATCATCTCATCATGCTTGACAATTTTACCCAATCTTTCATTAGCATACAACACATTATTAAAATCTACTAAGACCACCCAAGGACCACCACCATACAATCTAATCAGAGCTGGCCATAGTGGTATCCTCTCTTCAATTTTATTAAAACCATAGACATAAGTAACTGCAAACAACTGGCCAGTATGTTTAACCTTAACATGAAGATGAATATATTGAGCATCATATTCCACTACATCCACCTCTAAATTATTTGATTTCCACATAACCCAGATTCTACCTCCTGAGTATACATTAGTATTAGTAGCAAAACTCCAATTATGACACACCTGATTAATTACTCTATTTATAGACCTAGGTTTTACCATGGTCTCTAAGAGCCTAAACAGATCAACATCATGTTGATGAAGAAACCACTTGATATCTTTTTGTTTAAGAACACTATTCAGGCCCCTTATATTCCATACTCCAAATTTAAACTTGGGAATAAGAGGCTACTCCTCCCCCTCCTTTATCAACCATTTCAGCATCATCAGTAGCTCCAGCCAATTGAGCATTAAAATTCGTTGTGAATGCTCCTTCAGTTCCTTTTACCACCCTAGATTCATGACGAGTTATCCTGGTTATTATTCTAGCAGGGGTAAATTTAGAACTCTGAACATGTGCATGCACTGGAGTAATAATTGGGGTAGCCAGAACAGGTGTTCTAGGTGTAGTCCTCAAATTTGGGTCAGGAAGGACACCAGCCTCTTTAGGAAGAGGAGGGAAATCCTTAGGATCCAGTTCAGAGTGTGTAGTATTCACTTTAGGCCTCCAAACCTGTCTCTGTGGTTGTTGACTAGGTCTCCCAGCCCTCACTAATTTCTTCCTGCAAGCATTAGTAGGGTGGCCAATTCCTTTGCATTGTTGACAGGTAATGGGTAACCAGTCATACTCAATAGGCACAGTAACTTCCACCCCAATCTCATCTTCAAACCTAATTTTGGTCGGAAAGTGCTGGTCAATCTCAACCTCAACCATAGTTCTAGCAAAACCTAAGAGAGTCTTATCTAGAGTAGAATCATCAATACGAATAAATCGCCCAATTAATCCAGATAACTTCTCTAAACATTTTGCCCCCCAGAATTTAAGATCCAaaccaaccaatttgacccatATAGGAACCTTCATAGCAGAAATATTAGAAATTCGAGTAGCAGGGTCCCAGGGTTTAATCACAATCGGTTTTCCATCAAATAAGAACATACCATTAGCAAGAACTAATTTATGGTGCTCAGCCTTGGCAAATCTTACCACAAATAGTCCATTAGGAAGGAATGATATCTTGGATATATCATATGGTGCCCAGATTCTTCTCAGAAATCCTTCCAAAACTTCTCGTGGTGGATTTGCCTCCATCACATACCCATATAATGCCAATTTCCAATATGCAATTTCCTCCTGGACATCTTCCATTGACAGCTTTTAGATGCTAGGTTGAGCTTCAGCTTCCTCAGCAACATCTTCAACAATCGGTTCCAGACGAGGCGAAGATTTCTTCTTCCCATTAGAAACCTCAACCCAATTATCAGGATTATCCGAGAGTACAAGCCCATCAATTAGAACCTTCTCCACTTCTGCTTGTATCATCTCCTCAACCTATTGCCTAACTTGCTCAATTTCAATATCTAGGGTTTCAACCTAAATCGAGGATTCCGCTATGTTATTGTTACTAGAATTAATTTGTTGTAATTGATTAATATTTgaattattactactattattattattagatgatgaacTATTATTTTTATTTGATTTAGTATTTTTGTCCATTACAGCAGGATAAGACGTAGCTTTTTTCCGAGCCATTGCTGCGAAACAGTTGATGCCTACAAATCAGAGAATTTTCCCTCTCTAACTTTCTCTCTCATCATGCCTTTTTTTAACTAAGAGAACCGGTATTGGACCTATACATACACTCAAAGAAAGATCAAATGGTCCTAATGCAATGAATGCACTAGGACAAAGGTGAAAAAACAAGTAAATAATAAACTAAGCCTAGAAGCAAACAATTAATCTAATCCAATATCGTCGTCCCCGACAAAGGAGCCAAAAACTTGATAGAAGTTTATATTTACTCCTCCCACAAGTGTACGGTTTTACCCGTTGTACTATTATGAGGGTCGAACCATAAGGATGGAAATTATGGTTCTTAGATTGGTTGTTAATTTCTAGTTTAGTTCTAGCAAGAGCTTTGAAGGATTGATAAACTAGTTGGTAATAAGACTACAACTAAGAGCATGTAAATGAACTAGATGATGCTAAAACgattaaaatataaattaaagAAACTAGGGTGGTTGGGTTCACTTGTGTTGATAACAGATCGAGTCTTGGCATAGATTAACAACTAATTAAGGCAAATTTAAAGGTAATTCTCACCCTTCAGTGTGAGACTAACCCAAGGCTTAGGATAATCGAACTCTCGCTCTAATTACCCATTACCCACTATTCGTCATATAATATCTAAGCACAGGTTAAGCTCTCACCCAACAAGTAATAAATAATAGAAGGACTCAAATTCTCATTCAAGCATTTCCACAAACATCTTGTATGCATGACAATTAGAAGAGAAATTACCCATGAATTACTTGTTTGTTCAAGCCAATAGTCTACCTATATTAACCACACAAGATTCCTCTCCACCCTAGTATTACACTACTCAAACATGGTAATGAAAATGGAAACAAAAGATGAACAATTCAACAGGTAAATAACACGAGGAGGCATAATGTAAAGACAAGTAATTAAGCAACAATGaacatgtaaataaatgaaagaaaGTGAAATTAGGAGAAGGATTATACCAACAATGCTTAAATGTGCAAACTTTGGTTTAAATAAGGAGGATGAATCTCTTCTTCCTTCCAATTACACCCCAATAacaatgtaaactaatgagaataGTAGATCTTAACTAAACTAGAGAGTAATGAAACTAAtaatgaagaaagattacaactttattGAAGGAAAATTAAATAGAGAAATATTCTACGGTTCTTGTCTTACAAAATAAGAGAGTAGAAAATAATATGAGAGAGTCTTACTAATCTAATGTGTATGAGAGTGTAATCAAGTAATAACTAGAGTGTCCTAATATACtagtttaataatattattaatacaattactaataataataataataataataataataataataataataataacaataaaaataataacaataaaaataataacaataaaaataataactataataataataactataataataataatcataataataataataataataataataataataataataataagaataacaagaataataataacaataacaataacaataacaataacaataacaataacaacaataacaataacaacaataacaataataacaataataataataataataataaaataataataataaaataataataataaaaataataataataataataataataataataataataataataataataataataataataataataataataataataataataataataataataataataataataataataataataataataataataataataataataataataataataataataataataataataataataataataataataataataataataataataataataataataataataataataataataataataataataataataataataataataataataatggattCTGTAATAATGAGTGTGACTAGAACCATCGACCTTATGGATTCTGTCGCAAGGATTGATGACCCATTGTGTGAGTTGCTTCTGCTTCGgacttgtactggtatttctagaCTTTACTTTGCCCTGCGAACTTGTTCTCCACGTGTCTTTCGGTCGGCCCAGCTTTCTTTTGATGTGGCACTTCGTTCAAGCTTGGAAGGTATTGTCACTGTATCTGGGCCTAGTTTTGGGGATTGTCAGTGGCGGCTTGCCCCATTTCCTATTTATTTTGGTGGGCTCGGGGTTTATGTGGCCGGGGATGTCATGCGCTATGCTTTCCtggcgtcccgtttgcagtctgccgAGTTGCAGGCTAAGCTCTTACGTCCTTCTGGTACCATTGCTGCTGGCCCTACTATCGATGATACCCTGCGTAAATATAATGAGACTACTGGTTCTGATCTTCTATGTGATCCTAGTGAAATCGCTGCCACTAAACTTATGAATAAATTGGCATATATATATTTCGCGAAGGTTACCGCGACTTCGgactctgttttctctttgactccGCGTCATGTTGCATTGTGGAAGTCTCAGCAGGGGGCTCACTCTTCTggttggttgcgtgcggttcctatttctaggttggggcagactatgaatgGGCGGACCTATCGTAGTGTACTTAGTTATCGACTGGGTGTCCCGTTGTTCACGGTGTCTAGGTCCTGTCCTGCTTGTTCTCGggtttttgatggggatgtttatGGCGATCATGCTGTGTCTTGTGCTGGTTCTGTGGGTGTTAAGTATCTGCATAACCTCGTTCACGACACCTTATTGGACATTTGCTACAGGTCGGGGATCTCTGCTGGTCgagaggttgatatcggtttagtTGATGCGCATGGTAGCTCTCTTTGTCCGGCGGATCTGCTTCTTTATCcctgggacagggggcgtgatgtgcgTGTCGATCTGACGGGGTCTTCTCCCTTGTCTCAGACAGGGTTGTCTAATTTTGTGCCGGGTCGGGTTGTCGCTGATCCTACTCAACGAAAGTGTGCAAAGTACCGGGGTTTGTGCACGACGACAGGTAATGGTTTCCTACCCTTCTCCTTTTCTTCGTTGGGAGAGCTGGATACGGATGCTGTGGCTTTGCTGAAGCGGATCTAGAAATTCTCTGTTTTCTCAGGATGCATGGCTCGCGCggtcgcttacatttttactagacttagctttgttatcgCTTAGGAAGTGGGGGCCTAGATTGTATCTAGGCTGCCAAATAATTTCTTGTAAAATTTTCTGTTAATTTCTAATAAAAGTTaagttttataataataataataataataataataataataataataataataataataataataataataataataataataataataataataataataataataataataataataataataataataatagtaacaacagcaataacaataataacaataataacaataataatattaatcaaaatattaataatattaataataaaaataataaaaataataataatattaatagtaataataatagtagtagtagcagtaataataataataataataataataataataataatagtattaataatagtattaataataataataattataatattattaataatagtaataataataataataatagtattaataataatgatgataataataataataataataataataataacaataataataataataataataataataataataataataataataataataataataataataataataataataataataataataataataatttcgaCGTTTAGAATGAaatctagtgagataaaatcctctctaGAAATTAGGGTTTGTGTTGCATAATGGCAAGGAAACGATCCAAATCATCTCTCCCTAAATCTAAATTGAAATCAAAAGCAAAACCTAGATTATCGTTTACTAATACTGAGGATTTGAGACttgattactcggatgaaatggAGGCACCTACGGAATTGGTAATCCCAACTGAAATTTCGTCTTCACCAGCAGGAATTCCGCAATCGTCAGATGCAAAAACCACGAAGCAAGTGAGTGAGATTGTGGGGATTCCGGTGGTGGATTTGGGTACTGTGTTTGAGGATGTGACGGATTCTGATGATGATATCATTACAACACAAGATGAGGAAGGGTGGAACCGTGAGAATGGTAAGCGTTCTCCTTCCCCTCCCCCATCTGTTAAGGACTTCCTTCAAATTACAGTAGAGGATGTAACCGCGGAATTGGAATATTGGTCAACTACTGTAATTTGTTATGTACTGGGTGCAAACCCTCCTTGGGCTCGTATGGAGAATTTCATTCATAATATTTGGGGGAAATATAAATTTGACAAAATCTCCTTTTTTACCTAATGGGACGTTTCTGGTACACCTTCCAACCATGGAATGCAACGAATTGGTCCTCAAACAAGGATTCCCTATGTTTGATAACAAGCCACTCATTGTTAAACCATGGACGGAGGATGCCTCTATGGCTAAGGAACCAGTAAAGGCAGTTCCTGTTTGGATACATCTATGTGGATTAGGGCTGAAGTTCGGGGGTGAAAAATGTTTGGAAAAAATTGCTGGTCTTGTAGGGAGGTATACGAGTATGGATGCTCCTACCATTCTGAAAACCAGGCTTGGGTTTGCTCGTCTGATGGTGGAGGTCCAAATAGGTCAAGAATTCCCTGATAGAATTTACTTTAAGGATGAAAAGGGTACTGATGTGAGTGTAGCTGTGGAGATGATAATACCAGATATTTCCACAGCCAAATCAAGGCTAGGCAAATTCATAATAATGTTCTCCAGATTACTGATCCTGATAGGAACACTTATCATGACCATAAAGATATTGAACAGGCTTTCCTCTCCTATTATCAAGATTTACTTGGAACCAGTACACAAACAATGAAGGTGCACAAACCTACTGTTGGGGCTGGGAAGGCAGTAGACAGCCATCATGTCACTGCTCTGCTGAAACCAATCACTGATGCTAAGATTAAGCAGTGTATTTTTGATATACCTTCTTTAAATAGCCCAGGAGTCGATGGGTTCTCCAGTCAATTCTTTAAAGACACCTGGATACTGTAGGACCAGATGTATGCGCTGTTGTCAAGGATTTTTTTCATTCTGGTAAGATTCTGAGGCAAATCAACACTACTACTATCACTCTCATTTCTAAAGTCCCTCACCCTAAAACTGTCATGGAATTCCGTCTTATTGCTTGCTGCAATATTCTTTATAAATGCATAGCTAAACTTTTATGCAATAGATTAAGTGGAGTTCTCCCTGACATTGTGAGTGAAAACCAAGGGGGTTTTGTGAAAGGACTGAGTATTGTTGAGAATATCCTTATCTGTCAAGACATTGTTTGAATTTACAATAGAAAATCAGCTGCACCTAGATGTCTTGTAAAAATTGATCTCAAAAAAGCCTACAATAGTGTAGAATGGGAGTTTTTGCATCAAATGCTTAAAACCTTGAAATTTCCTGAAAAGTTTGTCCATTGGATTATTTCTTGTGTTACCACTCCCAGCTACTCTTTATCCTTGAATGACAACAACGTTGGTTTTTTCCTTGGGAAAAGAGGACTCAGGCAGGGGGGCCCCTTATCTCCCCTCCGGTTCACTCTTTATATGGAGTACCTTTCAAGGATTCTTACTGTTGTGAGGCAACATAGTGATTTTAGATTCCATCCCCTGTGCTCTCACCTGAAGTTAAATCATCTCCTCTTTTCTGATGATCTTCTCTTGTTTGCAAAAGGGAATGCTCTCTCTATTATGTGGATTTTGAGAGCTTTTGCCACTTTCTCAGCAACATATGGGCTCCACCTCAATAAGGATAAATCTGAAATTTATTTCAATGGGGTGCACCACAATATTCAGCATGACATTGTACAAATTTCCGGGTTTGTGAAGGGCTACTTACCTTTCAAATATTTAGGGGTCCCTATCTCCTCCAAAAAATTGACAAGCAATGAAGGAAGGAAGCTTACTGATAAGATAGTAGCAAGGATAAgagcttgggggggggggggcaaaCATTTATCATATCTTGGAAGACTGATCTTACCTTACCTCTACTTGATCTCTACACTCTTATTGGTCGAATATTTTTCTCATTCCTAACTGTATAATGAACAAGATTTATGCAATTTGTAGGAATTTCTTATGGGGGGGGGGGGCACTGATCTCTATCTAAGAGCTCCTGCTATTCATTGGGATCATTGCTGCAGGCATAAAACTGAGGGAGGCTTAGGTATTAAGGCCACTAAAGTTTCGAACAAAGCCATTCTGGGGAAATATGTTTGGTGGATTGCCAATAAGAAGGATCATCTTTGGGTAAAATAGGTCAACCATGTGTATATAAAAGGGACTCATTGGACTGCTTATACTCCCCCAACTGATTGTAGCTGGACTTGGAAGAAACTTGCTCATCTTATGGATATTTTCAGGCAGCTTATGTTAATGAAAATTGAAATGGCACCACCAAAGATTACAGTGTTCAAGAGGGGTATAGGTGGCTCAGGCCTTCCCTTCCTCAAGTTCACTGGTGGAGGGTTTGCTGGAATAGCATGAATATTCCTAAATCTTCCTTCATTTACTGAGCAATGATCCAAAATAGGATATTTACCCGTGATAGAATGACTAGAATGGGGTGTAATTAGGGACTGGAATGCTATCTTTGTGCTTTAGCAGATGAGACTCATCCTCACATGTTCTATGATTGGCCTTTTAGTACCACCTGTGTTTCCATCCTGCAGAATTATCTTGGCATTCATTTTGATCCTAAGAAGCTAGCTCATTAGTATAGATGTGGAAGAAGACTTAGCAAGCTGGTCAGGAAGATAGTTAGTAGCTGTCATATTATGCTGGTACACTCTATCTGGCAGGCCAAGAATAGAGCTCGGCTTCATGCTCATGTTATTCACACTCAGGTCCTGGTTAAGAATGTTTTATGTACTGTTCTCATCAGATTCTGGGCAATGAATCAGCAAATGGTTACGAGTAGTGATAAACGTTGGCTTTATAAGATTAAACTTTGAGTCTGTAACtatttatttttttgtgtttgcGTCCCAAATTATATGTAATACCTCCTGAATGATGTAATTTTGTTGATATTAATATActtaccttttaccaaaaaaactaataataataataacaataataacaataataataataatggattCTGTAATAATAAGAGTGATTAGAATCATCGAGCTTATGGATTCTGTCGCAAGGATTGATGACCCATagtgtgagttgcttctgctTCGGACCTATACTGGTATTTCTAGACTTTACTTTGCCCTGCGTACTTGTTCTCCATGTGTCTTTCGGTCGGCCCAGCTTTCTTTTGATGTGGCACTttgttctagcttggaacgtattgtcactgtGTCTGGGcctggttttggggattggcagtggcggcTTGCCACATTTCCTATTCATTTTGGTGGGCTCAGGGTTAATGCAGCTGGGGATGTCATGCACTATGCTTTCCtggcgtcccgtttgcagtctccCGAGTTGCAGGCTAAGCTCTTACGTCCTTCTGGTATCATTGCTGCTGGCCCTACTTTCGACGATTCCTTGCGTAATATTAATGAGACTACTGGTTCTGATCTTCTACGTGATCCTAGTGAAATCGCTGCCCCTAAACTTATGATGAAATTGGCAGATATATATTTTGCGAAGGTTAACGCTACTTCGgactctgttttctctttgactccGCGTCAGGTTGCATTATGGAAGTCTCAGCAGGGGGCTCACTCTTCTGGTTGGTTGCGTGCGATTCCTATTTCTTGGTTGTGGCGGACTATGAATGGGCGGACCTATCGTAGTGTGCTTAGCAATCGACTGGGTGTCCCGTTGTTCACAGTGTCTAGGCCCTGTCATGCTTGTTCTCGggtttttgatggggatgtttatGGCGATCATGTTGTGTCCTGTGCTGGTTCTGTGGGTGTTaagcatcggcataacctcgttcgCGACACCTTATTGGACATCTGCTACAGGTCGGGGATCTCTGCTGGTCgagaggttgatatcggtttagtTTATGCGCATGGTAGCTCTCTTCGTCCGGCGGATCTGCTTCCTTATCCTTGGGACaaggggcgtgatgtgtgtgtcgatcTGATGGGGTCTCCTCCCTTGTCTCAGATTAGGTTGTCTGATTTTGTGTCGGGTCGGGTTGTCGCTGATCCTACTTAACGAAAGTGTGCAAAGTACCGGGGTTTGTGCACGACGGCAGGTAATGGTTTCTTACCCTTCTCTTTTTATTCGTTGGGAGAGCTGGATACGGATGTTGTGGCTTTACTCAAatggatccagaaattctctgtTTCTTAGGATGCAGGGCTCGCACGGCCGCTTACCTTTTTACTAGATTTAGCTTTGTTATCGCTATGGGAGTGTGGGCCCAGATTGTATCTAGGCTGCCCAATAACTTCttgtaattttttttgttaatttctaATAAAAGtccctatttataataataataataacaataataataataataataataataataataataataataataatattaataataattacaacaataataataacaataataataataataataatactctctCAAACAATGAAAACACGACACCCTCATCCAAAGTCCAAACGACACACACGACATCTCAACAActctaaaacaaaacaaaagcaaaaggtAATATGGGGAAAACGACGGACAAAAAGCGCAAAAGAGGATCCTCTGCCGGCACAACGGTCGACGGTGATGCAACCGGCTAGGAGCCTTCTGGAGATAGAGGAAAGGAatgatggtggtggtgtcggTAGCCGGCTAGTCGGCTAGGAGAACGATTTGAGATCCAAGACGAGGGAATGGTGTTGTGAGCCGGTTGGCCAGCCACTGGTGCTAAGGCTGACAAGTAAGCTTCTGGAAGATGGAGGGAGAAGTGGGTGATGCCCCAGCCGGTGGTGATGGCGGCTGCCGGGAGGCCAGCTAGGGAAGCAACTATGGTGTTTGTTGATGCGAATGTTGCTCCAATGGTGATTGACTGATGGGGACCACGATGGTGGTCAGGGTTGTTGATGCGAATTGATGTTGGTGGCTGGTTCAGCACGGAGTCCAGGTTGTTGGTGTTGTGGGTCTGAGTTGGCTCAAGGAGGGGGCACGGCTGGTTGTTTGATGTCGCTGCTGGTGTTGTTGTGCACGAGGATCAGGGTGGAGATGGTGGTTGTTAATGGAGGGGACGGGCTGTTGGTGAATGAGGGAAATGGCGGTTGTAAAGCTTTGATAATAGTGATGTCTAAATGGTGACGAATGTGTGATGGTGATGAACACGATGAAGGACATGGTGAATTGATGGTGATGAATGTTGATGTTTGGCTAATGGAAAGGTCAAAGTTAAGGTTGACCTTGACTTCCTCCTTCAACTTATAGCTTTGACCCGTCTTTAACTCGCCTCAATCCGACTCTCTCCTAAATTTCCGTCTCATTATTCCTCATTGCCTACACGTTAATATAATAAAATGAtagtaatactaatattatataagacccgactaattattaaatatatctaatacgactaattattataaatttgtaattaaaatgagctatttaatcatttaagcacgcaaaatcgagtcagAATAAGGTATAAAAGCGGGGTAAAATGCGACCAAAATACTACTTATCACCTACTCGCTTTCAATATTTTGTgtgcatatttgtgtgtctttcatcatcatttcatGTGTGAGTCGATTTGGATATCATGCTGGTATTCGAGGAAATTTTATCCATAATATGTTGGGATTAa is a genomic window containing:
- the LOC141632182 gene encoding uncharacterized protein LOC141632182 → MVKPRSINRVINQVCHNWSFATNTNVYSGGRIWVMWKSNNLEVDVVEYDAQYIHLHVKVKHTGQLFAVTYVYGFNKIEERIPLWPALIRLYGGGPWVVLVDFNNVLYANERLGKIVKHDEMMPFQSTLNYCDLQDMKSTGAFFTWNNKQPIATRVFSRIDRVLVNSDWITQWPDWSAHFYPEGTFDHCLCIISYGMSGGNGHNKPFKFFNMWTKVPEFHSILEKGWGLTVSGAAMFKLQLQKDPTNKSLIDMERQIRESYYFLADGRDDFLRQKSKCAWAKDGDSNSGLFHQAIRKRQVQNKVLYIENSMGQECKEPIEVLQAFVDYYSDLLGTKAPTSNFYKQVVRQGKLVDPGDWEEMCKVPSKLEIKQALFSIPDDKSPGPDGFTSCFFKAG